A single window of Tumebacillus amylolyticus DNA harbors:
- the rpmC gene encoding 50S ribosomal protein L29, giving the protein MKANDIRNLSTVEIETQVNELKDELFNLRFQLATGQLDNPMRIREVRKDIARAKTILRERELGIG; this is encoded by the coding sequence ATGAAAGCTAATGACATCCGTAACTTGTCCACCGTCGAGATCGAAACGCAAGTGAACGAACTCAAGGATGAGCTTTTCAACCTGCGCTTCCAGCTGGCAACGGGTCAACTCGACAATCCGATGCGCATTCGTGAAGTGCGCAAAGATATCGCTCGTGCGAAGACGATCCTCCGCGAGCGTGAACTGGGCATCGGCTAA
- the rplP gene encoding 50S ribosomal protein L16, whose product MLLPKRVKHRKEHRGTMAGRTKGGESVAFGEYGLQALEPAWVTNRQIEAARIAMTRYIKRGGKVWIKIFPSKPVTAKPAETRMGAGKGSPEKWVAVVKPGRVMFELAGVSEEIAREAMRLAMHKLPIKCKFVKREEVGGEADES is encoded by the coding sequence ATGTTGCTCCCGAAGCGCGTAAAACATCGTAAAGAACACCGTGGTACTATGGCTGGTCGCACCAAAGGCGGCGAGTCTGTAGCATTCGGCGAATACGGTCTGCAAGCACTCGAACCGGCTTGGGTTACCAACCGCCAGATCGAAGCAGCTCGTATCGCGATGACCCGTTACATCAAACGTGGCGGTAAAGTATGGATCAAGATCTTCCCGTCCAAACCGGTAACTGCTAAACCGGCTGAAACCCGTATGGGTGCTGGTAAAGGTTCCCCGGAGAAATGGGTAGCTGTTGTTAAGCCGGGCCGTGTTATGTTCGAACTGGCTGGCGTCTCTGAAGAAATTGCTCGTGAGGCAATGCGCCTTGCAATGCACAAACTGCCGATCAAGTGCAAGTTTGTAAAACGTGAAGAAGTGGGTGGTGAGGCAGATGAAAGCTAA
- the rpsC gene encoding 30S ribosomal protein S3 → MGQKVNPVGLRVGIIRDWESKWFANKKEYTELLHEDIKVREYVLNRLKDASVSTVEIERAANRINVNIHTAKPGMVIGKGGAEVDNLRNTLSQMTGKRVHLNISEIKTPDLNAALVAVNIAQQLERRIAFRRAMKQSIQRTMRVGAKGIKVQVSGRVGGAEIARTEGYSEGTVPLHTLRADIDYATAEAHTTYGRIGVKVWIYRGEVLPTRSAKKEAAEEGGK, encoded by the coding sequence ATGGGACAAAAGGTTAATCCCGTAGGCCTTCGCGTTGGTATTATCCGCGATTGGGAATCCAAGTGGTTCGCTAACAAGAAGGAATACACCGAACTTTTGCATGAAGACATCAAAGTTCGCGAATACGTTCTGAACCGTCTGAAGGACGCTTCTGTTTCCACCGTGGAAATCGAACGCGCAGCGAACCGCATCAACGTGAACATCCACACTGCGAAACCGGGCATGGTTATCGGTAAGGGCGGCGCTGAGGTTGATAACCTCCGCAACACGCTTTCTCAAATGACCGGCAAGCGCGTTCACCTGAACATCTCTGAGATCAAGACTCCGGATCTCAACGCAGCACTGGTAGCGGTCAACATCGCTCAGCAACTTGAGCGCCGTATCGCGTTCCGTCGTGCAATGAAACAATCGATCCAACGCACCATGCGTGTAGGTGCAAAAGGGATCAAAGTTCAAGTCTCCGGCCGTGTTGGTGGCGCTGAGATCGCTCGTACCGAAGGTTACTCCGAAGGTACCGTTCCGCTCCACACCCTCCGTGCAGACATTGACTACGCTACCGCAGAGGCACACACCACCTATGGCCGTATCGGCGTAAAGGTATGGATCTACCGTGGTGAAGTCCTGCCGACTCGCAGCGCTAAGAAAGAAGCTGCTGAAGAAGGAGGTAAGTAA
- the rplV gene encoding 50S ribosomal protein L22, whose translation MQAKAVARYVRIAPRKVRLVVDLIRGKKASEALSILKFTPKAASPVVEKVLNSALANADHNFNLDLENLYVTEVFVDQGPTLKRFRPRAQGRAFRIHKRTSHITVVLGEKTTK comes from the coding sequence ATGCAAGCGAAAGCAGTCGCTCGTTACGTGCGTATCGCACCGCGTAAAGTTCGCCTGGTCGTGGATCTGATTCGCGGCAAGAAAGCTTCGGAAGCTCTGTCTATCCTGAAGTTCACCCCGAAAGCTGCATCCCCGGTTGTTGAAAAGGTTCTGAACTCCGCTCTTGCGAACGCAGACCACAACTTCAACCTGGACCTCGAGAACCTGTACGTCACCGAAGTATTCGTTGACCAAGGTCCGACCCTGAAGCGTTTCCGCCCGCGTGCTCAAGGCCGTGCGTTCCGTATTCACAAGCGTACCAGCCACATCACCGTGGTACTCGGCGAAAAAACCACCAAGTAA
- the rpsS gene encoding 30S ribosomal protein S19, which translates to MSRSLKKGPFVDDHLMKKVEDQNAAGDKKVIKTWSRRSTIFPQFIGHTFAVYDGRKHVPVYVTEDMVGHKLGEFAPTRTYKGHGADEKTSRR; encoded by the coding sequence ATGTCTCGTTCGCTTAAGAAAGGCCCGTTCGTGGATGATCACCTCATGAAGAAAGTTGAGGATCAAAACGCTGCTGGTGACAAGAAGGTCATCAAGACCTGGTCCCGCCGTTCCACGATCTTCCCGCAATTCATCGGCCACACCTTTGCAGTGTACGATGGTCGTAAGCACGTTCCGGTGTACGTCACCGAGGACATGGTAGGCCACAAGCTGGGTGAATTCGCTCCGACTCGTACCTACAAAGGTCACGGAGCTGACGAAAAAACGTCTCGCCGTTAG